TACTGACACTTCCACCACCTCATTAACGTCCCCGAGGCATTGAAATTTCactttaaaattgaaaattttttttaaactttGTTGATGAGACCAATAATACATGAATACTGATTGAGGATGAAGGTCATCTAATAATCTGATTGGGATATGAGGATGACTAGTGATCTGTTTATATGTTGTGTATTTCAAGCGTAACGTCTTTCTGTATGGCTTGGAGGTTTCGAAACAGCCAGATACAGGGAGCCACAAACAAACGCTTTTGACGACTTTATCTCAGGTATACAAACGACTAAAAGGAGTTTGATTTTGGTACATTTAAGGATTACTATTGCAGTTTTGTGTTAAGGAGAATcttttgttaataatataatgcCAAACAATTCGATTAAGCTGTTAGCTCCTGACGTTCACAGGGGTCTTGCGGAGCTGGTCTCGAAGAGACTGGGAATGAAGTTGACTGATAGTAAGTTGAAAAGAGATCCCACCGGTGAGGTTACTTTCTCCATTGGTGAATCTGTGAGAGATCAAGACATATACATTCTTACCCAGATCGGTGCTGGTGATGTAAATGACAGAATTCTAGAGTTGTTGATCATGATCAATGCATCTAAAACTGCCTCTGCAAGAAGAATCACCGCGGTCATTCCAAACTTTCCTTACGCTAGACAAGACAGAAAGGATAAATCTCGTGCTCCTATTACTGCTAAGTTGATGGCTGACATGCTGACCACAGCCGGTTGTGACCATGTTATCACCATGGAATTACACGCCTCTCAGATCCAAGGTTTCTTCGACGTGCCTGTAGATAACTTGTATGCCGAGCCAAGTGTCGTTAAATACATCAAGGAGAACGTCAACGTTTCTGAGGCTATCATCATCTCTCCTGATGCCGGTGGTGCTAAACGTGCTGCAACTTTAGCCGATCGTTTAGACCTAAATTTTGCATTAATCCATAAAGAAAGGGCTCGTGCTAACGAAGTTTCTCGTATGGTTTTAGTCGGTGATGTCACTGATAAAGTTTGTATCATCGTAGATGACATGGCTGATACATGTGGTACCCTAGCTAAGGCTGCTGAAGTCTTACTAGATAACAGAGCTAAATCTGTCATTGCTATAGTGACCCATGGTATTTTATCCGGTAATGCtattaataacattaacaATTCTAAATTAGATAGAGTTGTTTGCACTAACACAGTACCATTCGAAGCTAAGATGAGAATGTGTCCTAAGTTAGCTATTATAGATATTAGTGGTGTTTTGGCTGAAAGTATACGTCGTTTGCATAATGGTGAAAGTATTTCCTACTTATTCAAACATTATCCTCTATAGTATATAAAAAGTCATACTTTCATAGAAACACTCCCATAATTCTTATATTATGCATCTTGCACATACAAGATGCATCTTACCTACTTAGAATTATAAAAGACATAAACAGTAAAGGATCAATCAAAAAGTATAATAATGTATGGCAGcttaatttaaatattgatatatagAAATTATCTTAAACATCTACACACCATAtgttataattaatatgaTTCATAACAGGCATTAAGAAAGAAATTCATACTCATTTCGAGTACAGTTTATCGTTGCTCAGGATTTTTAGCCTGTGCATGGACCTCTTTTCATGTTACAAGCTATATTTAGTTAAATCTATGTTAGCCAATGATGTAAGCATTTCACCTTTGTCTTCTAAGATAGTGATTGGTTCAGGAAGGAATTCTATCGCCTCAGGATGCGGGACCCATATAACGTGTCCACCAAAAGCTATCCCTGCTTTGACACCTATGATCCCGTCCTCGAATACCATACATTCTTCTGGAAGTATTGATGTGCCAAACTTGTTATTCAAATCAGATAAACCCGTATGCCAAATGTCTGGGAAAGGCTTGCCTCTACCTTCTGGAATTCTTGGGTCATCACCTGTAACAATAGCATCGAATAGAGCAAAGGCATCTTTTAAATGACTAGTCTTTCCAACAAATTTGGCTTTATTAGAGGAGGTACACAATGCTATTGggatattttttgattttagATACTTCAATAACTCTAATGCACCTGGTAAAAATGCACATGTGGCCCATAGATCTTTTTGTAGTTCTGCACTTTCTTTCATGTATTCTTCTGGAGTCAATGGTAAATCATAATGTTCAATTACTCTAGCAGATGCTTGTGGTCCAGGTAAACCTTGTAACTGTATTTTTAAATCCCATGTCATCGGTTTCTTCCCATGTTGTtttaaagttatatttGTTGACGTCGTATAGATATCTTCCGTGTTTAACAGAAGTCCATCCATGTCAAATAAACATGCTCTAACTCTTTTTAAAACGGTcaaattttgttaataaaCGGAATCCAGACATAGACATATTTCTGCTACAGTTCAAAGAAATCTTTCAACTTGCAAATCGATTAATTACAATGCATTATACATACTCATTTGGAATGGTCATTGTGAAGGTACTGCTTATGTTTCTTTATAAAATGCTCAAAAGTTGGAACTCCTTTAAATGTGCCTTCTTTATCAGAGTATATAgtatcatttatatatttatagatcttaaatattttatcgAGCGTCATAGGTCATTTCGTCACTTTCACTAAAATAGTCCTGGGAAGGATTATGACTAAATTGTTCCACGTAGTGATGTTTCTAATAATGGTATACTCAAAGGTGGATAAGAGAAGGACCACATGCGTTCATATACTGATACCTCTAGCACATTCTGCATTCAGTTTATCTACCTataaaaatgtaaaatCTTTTCAAGGAAATCCTTCATTAAACgctaaataaatttaaaaagttacatataaaatatctatGAGATGATGATTCACTGAATAGTTAAACTACCTTTTGGCAATTTGTTTAACCACTGATAGTAAGACAGAGGTATATTAAAAACTGTGAGACCTAGAGTGGGTCAAAAGATTAGCTGCATTCAGTGTTATCATTCATTTTAAACTCAATTAAGAGTATAGATGAATATATGGTAGAAAGACTCAAAAGGAAAAAATTGTTTCTGGATTTAAATgtgataatttataaaaatagtAGTAACTGAGTTACACAtttccaaaattaaaacatttaaGCGGAGTTGGAAACAACAACTTCGACATCGACACCTGGTTCAATAGTGATTTGGGTGATCTTTCTGACAATTGGAACTGGGGCTTGTAAGTCAATGTATCTCTTGTGGATTCTCATTTCGTAAGTTTCCCAAGTCTTGGAACCTTCACCATTTGGAGTCTTTCTGGTGGAGATCTTTAAGACCTTAGTTGGTAATCTGACTGGACCCTTCTTAACTAATCTGTGTTGTTCAGCGTTTCTGATAATGTTGTTGGCaacattttctaattgCTTAACCTTGGTAGAAGTTAGAGTGATTCTAATCTTAATGATTTGTGgttgttcttgttcttcaaCTTTTTCCTTTTGGATGTCagacatttttaatataccTTTTTGTGTTATGTTGGTTCTCTTGCCAATGAATATAACTTAAACTATCGACTAGAACAGTAACATCTTTTCAAGCACTTATACACTTTTATATACACATGTCTACATTCGAATAGACACTGAACGTACTGACTAAACAACAGCACTAGAACAAACTGATGCAGTTCTAGTGTCCCACTATCTGAAGTTCATTAACTACAGAGATGGCACACTAATGAGAGGTCAGAAAGTTCAGAATcgagatgagatgagatgagctgaaatttcaagaaattGATCTGCGTCGTTTGAAAAGTTCGAAAACAGACAAAATCGCAAAAAAAGCaaaaagttgaaaaattaaaaaaataattgaaacGTTTAGGTGTCTGGgtgtttatatatttgcaGTCACTTACAAATTTGCGTTCCCGATTGTGACACAGCGATGTCGATGACTAAATCGGTATCTCTTATCAACTAACAGCAACTTTCGAAAAGTATGGTGGCAGAATTGAAGGTTGATAAGAAGCTAAACTGATAAGTCAATTGCACAGTGGCTGCATGCATTACTATTTGGTTTGTGATAGAAGTTACGAATGAGatataattgttttcttaAGATGGTCTTAcatttctttcaatataGTGATAAGGATGTGTTGACATACTTCATGTGGTGCAACTATGTATTGCACAATATTTTGTAGCAGATATATTGATAACAGTATGTTGCAATTGCTAACTCTTGAACAACTGATTCGTGATTGCTGGAGGTAATTGTTGCCAGGAATCCACTTATATAAGGAGCACTATTATTGTCTTGTTTGTAGTTTGGGTGCTTGCTAATGGATCTCTTTCTTTAGTGCTGTGCGACAGAATCAAACCtaaaaaatacatatatcGATTATGGGAGAATTTAAACCTCCATTGCCTCAAGGTGCTGGATACGCCATCATTTTAGGACTAGGTGCTGTTTTTGCAGTAGGAATGGTGATGACCACCATCATGTTAAGGCGTTACCAGAAAGAAGTCATTAGTGCAGAAGAATATTCCACAGCCGGAAGAAGTGTCAAGACGGGCTTGGTGGCCGCTGCTGTCGTTTCAAGTTGGATCTGGTCATCTACTCTACTTACATCATCAGCAAAGCAACTCGATGGAATGTTGGGCGGGTACTCATATGCAGCTGGTGCTTGTTTCCAAATAGTGGCATTCGCGATACTAGCAATAAAGACTAAACAAAAAGCTCCTAATGCACACACATATCTGGAGATTATGCAGAAGAGATATGGTAAAGTTGCACATTGTgtctatatattttatgCACTGGCTACCAATATATTAGTAACGGCTATGCTTTTAACTTCCGGTGCAGAAGTGTTCAGTCAGATATGTGGAATGAATATGTATGCTGCATGTTTTCTTCTGCCAATTGGTGTCGTTTTCTACACTTTATTTGGAGGAATTAAAGCAACATTCTTGACTGACTTTGTCCATACATGTGTTATTATTGGAATTGCCATGTACTTCAGTTTCGAGGTGTTTGCACATAGTGA
The window above is part of the Tetrapisispora phaffii CBS 4417 chromosome 7, complete genome genome. Proteins encoded here:
- the PRS3 gene encoding ribose phosphate diphosphokinase subunit PRS3 (similar to Saccharomyces cerevisiae PRS3 (YHL011C); ancestral locus Anc_2.543) translates to MPNNSIKLLAPDVHRGLAELVSKRLGMKLTDSKLKRDPTGEVTFSIGESVRDQDIYILTQIGAGDVNDRILELLIMINASKTASARRITAVIPNFPYARQDRKDKSRAPITAKLMADMLTTAGCDHVITMELHASQIQGFFDVPVDNLYAEPSVVKYIKENVNVSEAIIISPDAGGAKRAATLADRLDLNFALIHKERARANEVSRMVLVGDVTDKVCIIVDDMADTCGTLAKAAEVLLDNRAKSVIAIVTHGILSGNAINNINNSKLDRVVCTNTVPFEAKMRMCPKLAIIDISGVLAESIRRLHNGESISYLFKHYPL
- the TPHA0G03590 gene encoding haloacid dehalogenase superfamily protein (similar to Saccharomyces cerevisiae YKL033W-A; ancestral locus Anc_2.544), giving the protein MDGLLLNTEDIYTTSTNITLKQHGKKPMTWDLKIQLQGLPGPQASARVIEHYDLPLTPEEYMKESAELQKDLWATCAFLPGALELLKYLKSKNIPIALCTSSNKAKFVGKTSHLKDAFALFDAIVTGDDPRIPEGRGKPFPDIWHTGLSDLNNKFGTSILPEECMVFEDGIIGVKAGIAFGGHVIWVPHPEAIEFLPEPITILEDKGEMLTSLANIDLTKYSL
- the RPS20 gene encoding 40S ribosomal protein uS10 (similar to Saccharomyces cerevisiae RPS20 (YHL015W); ancestral locus Anc_2.550), which encodes MSDIQKEKVEEQEQPQIIKIRITLTSTKVKQLENVANNIIRNAEQHRLVKKGPVRLPTKVLKISTRKTPNGEGSKTWETYEMRIHKRYIDLQAPVPIVRKITQITIEPGVDVEVVVSNSA